AAAGCAGATCCCAGGTCTTGATGCTTTTCACCTAGCCTAAGTAACTGATACTTCAATTTCATCTACCTATAAACGGATTACGTTTACTGTACTGTATAGCtatggtaggtacatatatgtgtAGTGTATAGGAACTGCCATCGTTGCGTTGTTTACCATCTGTTCGAAAGCATTAATGTCATATTTTCCATTTGCAACGACGATACATGTCACGTCACACACTGGGAAAAACCAAGTGGAAAAACCGATGTATGTGTTGAATGCGAGCGTGAAGtacaatttggaattttgcaggTTGTATTTTCCATTTGGAAAGGCTGCGAGTCGAGCGCCTACCTTTATGTTTTCTCGCGAAATATGAAGACTGCTGCTATGTGGCGAGATTAACGATGTCTGCGTACGCGTTAAGATATTGCGTTGATTCCGAGGAGATGAGTTTTTCTCACATACGAGCTGGTTGGTAGAGTTGAAAGacatgttgcaaaaattgttcgTACGATTATTGAGCTGCTAAGTCAGTTCATCAAGTATATCAATGGTACTTTCAAAGTGCCTCTaaagaaactttcaaaaaatttccataaaaactgaaaggggggggatgaaatttaaggaaaaatgagtttttaatcAATGTTGTAAATAATGGTTCTCTTGTTTGACAAACTTTGAATCAAAATATGACCTTTATAAGCAGGGAAGgcaaaaaatcaatgctttttgcATGTTTTGATATAAAAAGCGCAAATTTcttcgcaattttggaaaaaattacgaccattttcaCTGTTTAATTGAAAAACTAGGAATTTACAGGGTGAATAACAGTCCTGCAGGTCCTGCTTTTTGGCGATGTGTCTTGCAGGTGTCCTGCAGTTGTTctgcttttcaacaatttcatcaaaaagtcctgctatttttttaatcatactttaaataggtattcaattttatttatttccttttttagTGGAATTTTGAAGACGTTTAGTTGTATTTCCTACCTGActgatgggaaaaaaattgtagaaatggTCTTTAGCAggtggaaaaatgaaaaaatgttgcgtCCTTTACTCTCTTTTCTCCGTTGgaagttatttttgaagaacaggaatgcatttttttacgtGTAAAAACTTCAAGGTGTCTACGAAATCTCTTAACCCTTTCACGCCGACTGGGACAGCATATGTCCCGGGACACAAAAAATGCTTTCCTGGGACACATGGGTATGTTATGAACGCAGCAACTAGTCCCGGCAGTACTATAGCACCCAAGCTATCCATAACAATTTTTACTTCGTTCAAAAGGCAGCACTGGTTGAATATTTACGCGAAAATGTGATTtatccagcatatttttgaaagtcctAGAAATTTGTgtttactgataattttttttttcatacttgtgATGGACGAATAAGGATTCAGTTCAAACCGTGGATCTTTTAGAAAAGTATTCACAAAACGAAGACGACATTTTCTagcattttatttgacaaaaacgagagaacattttattttacaattcaCAGCCATTTTACCAGATAACGTAATGCTATAAGCACAATAATACCGAATACGATCCCGCAAACGGATCTTGCTAAGACTACAACGATTGATTCAAAACAGAAGATGAGCTAATTCAACTCATTTGTTCAACACTTCCCCATGAATTAAGCTCATCTTAAAAAACACAAGTacaaatttaaaacaaacaGCGAATGAATTAACTAATAACTACGACAACGCTAATAATATAAAAACCATAAAACAATCGAATACAAAACACCAGCGAATACATCGAATACATAAGGATAAGGTATCACAGTAAAAAGTAAACACAATAGATAAAATGCATCAGTAAAAACACAAGTACATACGCAATAAATCACAGTTAAAACAATAGATACAATAAAATAcatgatcaatttaaaattaacaCCTACGCATCCGATTGAAACACTTCGACATCGATGAAATACAATAGaaaacaacagaaaaattaaaactaacaaGAACAATGGTACAACGCATACGACAACGACACCTACGACACCGACATCCGCAATCCGCAATCCGCAATCCGCAATCCGCACATCCGACAAACGCCACGAGTCTACGAATACATCCGATAAATCAACCATCGATAAATACATCATTACACATCCGAATACGGCGAATACAAAAGGAAAAAGCTCCATAACCATAATAATACAACTCTGACTTCTTCGATGAATTTATGAGTTTTACAGGAAGCGAGATGCGTTTTACAGATGCAGAAACACAGCAACTGGATCGTAACTTTCTCATCAAGCCGTATGGTTCAGTCTCCTCCAACACATGACGAACAGGATTTCTTCCTGTCACTGAGACGATACTTTCCACCGCTTTCCTTTTATTATCTGGAGAGACATTGTCATCCTCGACTGTTTCTTCAACCTTAGCCGCACGTAGAGGCATTTTCATTCGACACCGCCATTCCAGAGAAACTCCTCCCTCAAAAATCATATGGGATCCGATCACACCAAACTGCGGAGACATAACTACGGCAAAGTAACACAATACAACGATCAGACGACGAATTACACCGATATGAGACCAACCAACGACTACCACGACAAGCCACAACGAAATTCCAGCATATAAATCTTCGCAAACGGAAACAGCAACACGTGTTTCATCTGAATACGGCGAATATGGACGGATACCTTTACCTCGTAACACTATCTTCGATACTTTTCTTAGAGCCGACGCGATGCTACCATGATGGACGAATAAGGATTCAGTTCAAACCGTGGATCTTTTAGAAAAGTATTCACAAAACGAAGACGACATTTTCTagcattttatttgacaaaaacgagagaacattttattttacaattcaCAGCCATTTTACCAGATAACGTAATGCTATAAGCACAATAATACCGAATACGATCCCGCAAACGGATCTTGCTAAGACTACAACGATTGATTCAAAACAGAAGATGAGCTAATTCAACTCATTTGTTCAACAACTTGCTGATATCCGTTGAAagcgggtattttttttcaaaaactagacaTATTGAGGTacattttagtgaaaaaattttggaatttgagtcAAAACTCAGTGAGGAATGTGTATACGAAAAAGTGAGTGAATTttcatcgacattttttcatgtttttggttgtttttttcaactctttttcaactttgacgaTGTTTGCTTTCACCTAGGGCCAGGAAATGATCCTCCCCTCACGGATGAGCAAATCCATAAGTATTTGGATGAGATCGATGATGACAGTTTCTCAGAATACGAATCTAATGACGATTATATTCCAAGTGGAAATGAGGAATCGGACTTGGAAGCTGATAACGTTCAATCAGGTACTGTAAAATCGTGAATacgtttatattatttttattacactaCTTCGATTCGATAATTAATAAATAGTGGGTTCATTgatagattttgaaattgaaaatagcaaTGACAACGAGTCTGAAGTTGTTGATAAGACTCAGCAAAGTATCAATGATAACAGTAAAAATGCATTAGTTATGGAATCGAAGTAGTGTAATAATATAAACGTATTCACGATTTTACAGTACCTGATTGAACGTTATTAGCTTCCAAGTCATATCCTGATCAGATTCGTATTCTGAGAAACTGTCATCATCGATCTCATCCAAATATACTTATGGATTTGCTCATCCATGAGCGGACGATCATCTACCAAtgatttttgactgaaaaagtaatttttgtgattttttgtatttaaaaaaaaaaattctactaaTACCAAtgttttttgactgaaaatgcTTCAATTCTTTACGATTAACTTATCACTTTTCAGCTGTGTCCCGAATGTCCCAGGGTCTCCCCAATACTGCCTGGGACATATGCTGTCCCAAGATGAGGATTCCACCTTGCCGGCTGGGACATACGCTGTCCCGGCCCCAAATTTCAAACTTGGGGGTGGGGGTATGAAGCCATTAAAATATATGTTCTTTGGAAAGGTACAAGGAACacatttagcaaaaaaaatcggagattttgtggtaaattaaaAGTCGGCGTGAAAGGGTTAGTCGCTATAGTTGCGAGAAAAAGGTCTaaattttcaccagaaattgccaaaaattgctggtGAAAACGGCGCGATGAAGCAAAAAGCATAATAATCGATCAATCTTTTAGCttgatttagtttttttgtagaatgttttttttttcgtcctaCAAGTATGAACGTACGTATTATTATGAAGAATTAGAGAAATTCAAGCAAGtcgcaaaaactctcttgcaatcagcgactagctgatggcttgtttttgcatttacttatactgaatattttttttgctgtgaacAGCTTACATAAAAATGGttcgaattacaaaaaaaaaacctccacaGTCACATGATGAATTACACGTTAAAAAAGTGATCAAcagttttaatgaattttaaaattattgcttctttttaattttttactaatatatttgaccaaaaatgtatttcaagACGAGTGCTGtttgcataaaaaacatcagaaatgatcaagataatgtaggtacatagtacattttttgtttattttagcaagtttgaaaaaaataatttttaaaaattttttcactggataaattaccaaatttttaaccgaatcaagaccacgaatacattgTAAGTTATTAGCAAATGACATGTAGAATAActacagtgagtgtgttgaaaaagcaaaaatcaaaaaaataacgcccatttttgcataaaaattggtttttaaatttaaaaatggtaattttctcaaaacttttcgGACCAAATGGTACTAGAATTTTACCATCGACAGATGGAGAACTCCATGTAGCATAAGTATGTAATATAAATTTCAGATTCATCCGTGCAACAGTCTTTTTATTTGCTTTGTAATTGCCCCAGTTTACCTTACTTTtcaaatggtaaattttcaaaagctctcatcctcgcttcgctcgtgtaAATTTGTAAACGTtcccttctcttttttttaaatttaattttcaaagctcaaaaacagaaaaaaatataaaaagttcGAATTTATGATTTTGGATTACCAATTCTGaattggaatgtttttttttttttattattgaattaaattactgaagttttcaattttttcatatttcttgagaGGAAGTACTTCAATTCATACATTTTTCATGCCAGATGAGAACTGTTAAAAGTTGGTCGTTTCAgaacttcttaaaaaaaaaaaaaaaatgcaaactatcggaaaacctgatttttttatcgaaagaATTGTGGTGTTGGGAGGAGGGGGAGCTGATttaaaaagtcgcgaaaaagcACGCTTTGAccacctccccctcccttcccaTAAAAATTTAGAATGTCTAAAGACATTTTAAAGAACGAATAATCAACGTGTACAATATTGACACCTCTCTCCCCATCACCTCAAGtctaaagtgtttgaaaaatgtcttgcCAAATGTCCCGGCcaaagtcctgatttttcattcaaaaattttgttagacatctTGATTTCGACAAAAAAGCATCACCTACAACTTGTCGTCAACTCGCAAAGAATAATATGACATGACAccctctgacaattttgacaaaaaacaggtatttttcgacaattttgacaaaatcaggattttttagGTAATCTTGACAAAACATGACTAAGTATTTGacaataaattacaaattttgataacGCATTATATTTGTAGTAACGtacatttgtcaaaatttctgttACAAATAAGCTCCGCTCACAGGTGGTCGACAAAAAGTAATATAAATGTACGAGGACTACGAGGTATACACGAGTAGTTACCTGCGAAATAAAAGACGTAATTTACCCTggcaaaagatgaaaaatgaaaattaaaaaaatgggaaGAGCGAAAAAAAGCCTCCGTGCCGCATCCGTCCTACTTGATGATGAAATAACACCGAGTTTCTTTGGTGATtacgaattttaatttgatacCAGAACCGGttcaacaattttagcagaCGAATCGGCTTGAACAGCTTCGATACTCGGCTGCTGCTGCAACTGATTCTCCACTGCTGCTGGTGGGGCTGGCGCTGATGCTGGCGCTGATACTGGCGCTGATGCTGGCGCTGGTGCTGGAGTTGGTGCTGGTGCTGGTACTGATGGGAGATTATTCGTATTTTGAGTCTGCTTGTCAGACGTGGCCGCAGTGGCATTCCCATGGAACAGTTCTTTAGGTAGTTTGTGCTCCAACGTCATGTTGTTATCGGGTGGCAGTCCCAAGCACGCTTTCAAAATATTATCGATGCACGCCCTCTGCTTAAAAAGCGAATTCACTATCGGCGcgcctgcaaaaaaaaattgaaacatgaaaaccAAAAATCGCTAAGTGAATGCTAGGTGAATACCTTTACCTGCAGGTACGATAAAAATagactgatgaaattttttgagtttgaaaaattgctcgtaAATTAGTACGATTAGATGGGTAggtaaaaatgtcagaatttaGCTCGAGCTTACCTTTTGGCACCAGCGGAGCTTTCAGTAAGTACGATAAAAACGAAAGCACAACGTTCAATTGGACTGGATCTTTTTGATCaggggtgaaaaattgaattcgcgTACATATTTCAGCCAGTATGACCAGATCCAAGATTATCGGCGAAGCTAATAAAGAATCTTCGCAAGTATTATGAATGCAAATTGTATTATTTCCTCCCAAACAGATTTCCGAAATGTATTCGTCTAGAGCTCTTTTGGAATCGCCTGAAAAAACATATTTAAGCGAAAAGCACGCGTATGGTATAGGTCAGTAACTAGTACGAGTGCTGGTAGGTACATTAGGGCTATAGCTACAGAAATCGCATCTTACGGACGTAAGGAACGTATTTAATGACTACGCAGTGGTCGGGTTTCTCGTTTGGCTGGTACAGTATTGAATTTGAAGCGACCATATCATCGACTACATTGCTTTTTGAGATCTGCAACAGTAGCATAATAATTATATGCGGGTACGGGATAATTGAAGTGATAACTCCGCAGTATAAGAGCaagtcgaaaaaatcgaatactAGGTGCACTACCTGACCTCTTTGGATTTAAATTGTTGCGGAGCAGACAAATTTCTGCCATCGTTATTGCCCAAATGATTATAACTGACTATGGAAACTGGTTTAATTCCGGCCGATACTAGAAAATCAACGAGCACTGATTTCAATTTCGTTTGTCCGGATTTAAAATCATCGCCTGCGATGAACGCTTTGTGTTTTTCTGCCAGTTCAATGCATCCCGGTACGAAGGTATTTTGCGGCGATCCGTTGACGTAAATGCACTATAAGCAGCTAGGTACATATTAGCAATGA
The sequence above is a segment of the Planococcus citri chromosome 3, ihPlaCitr1.1, whole genome shotgun sequence genome. Coding sequences within it:
- the Inos gene encoding inositol-3-phosphate synthase isoform X2: MDEQGKDFYFPLSSLFPMVNPNDIIVDGWDISSADLATAMQRAAVLDYNLQQQLIPLMKDMKPKPSIYWPDFIAANQAERADNVIKTSSKKEALEILRKDMRDFKAKHNLDKVVIMWTANTERFSEIHVGKNDTAENLLKAIDENFAEISPSTLFAVASILENCIYVNGSPQNTFVPGCIELAEKHKAFIAGDDFKSGQTKLKSVLVDFLVSAGIKPVSIVSYNHLGNNDGRNLSAPQQFKSKEISKSNVVDDMVASNSILYQPNEKPDHCVVIKYVPYVRDSKRALDEYISEICLGGNNTICIHNTCEDSLLASPIILDLVILAEICTRIQFFTPDQKDPVQLNVVLSFLSYLLKAPLVPKGAPIVNSLFKQRACIDNILKACLGLPPDNNMTLEHKLPKELFHGNATAATSDKQTQNTNNLPSVPAPAPTPAPAPASAPVSAPASAPAPPAAVENQLQQQPSIEAVQADSSAKIVEPVLVSN
- the Inos gene encoding inositol-3-phosphate synthase isoform X1 produces the protein MASTLKVVSPNVEYTDGYIVSNYKYFITDVKKENDQLLVIPREIALTIKTEIKVPKLGVMMVGWGGNNGTTVTAALLANKLNLSWPTKTGLKTANWFGSITQCSTIKLGMDEQGKDFYFPLSSLFPMVNPNDIIVDGWDISSADLATAMQRAAVLDYNLQQQLIPLMKDMKPKPSIYWPDFIAANQAERADNVIKTSSKKEALEILRKDMRDFKAKHNLDKVVIMWTANTERFSEIHVGKNDTAENLLKAIDENFAEISPSTLFAVASILENCIYVNGSPQNTFVPGCIELAEKHKAFIAGDDFKSGQTKLKSVLVDFLVSAGIKPVSIVSYNHLGNNDGRNLSAPQQFKSKEISKSNVVDDMVASNSILYQPNEKPDHCVVIKYVPYVRDSKRALDEYISEICLGGNNTICIHNTCEDSLLASPIILDLVILAEICTRIQFFTPDQKDPVQLNVVLSFLSYLLKAPLVPKGAPIVNSLFKQRACIDNILKACLGLPPDNNMTLEHKLPKELFHGNATAATSDKQTQNTNNLPSVPAPAPTPAPAPASAPVSAPASAPAPPAAVENQLQQQPSIEAVQADSSAKIVEPVLVSN